A stretch of DNA from Mycolicibacterium celeriflavum:
CGATGGACGCGTCACCGAGCCGATCTGATCGGGCGTATCGGGGTGTATCTCGCAGCGGGCGGAACTGGCCGTTCCCGGGTCCTGCACAGACAACTGCTCAATTGTGCCAGATGGGGTCGAATCCGGAGAAATCGAGCGGTATCGCCGCCGCCCCGACATGCCGGAAAACGCGCCTACGCCTGCACAGGCGGCGCGAATCCGAACCGGTTAGGCTGGCTTCACGGGGCTGATCGCTGGTGATGACCCTGATTCCCCGCCCACCGCACCCTGAGGAGGGCCATGCGACGTCGGCCGTCAAGGCTGGTGAGGGTTGCCGCAACCATTGTCGTCGCGGTACCGGTCGTCGCGGGTTGTGAGGCCAAGGTGTACGGGACGACGCCGCCCGAACGAGCGGCGCCGCATGCGACCGTCGTCGTACCGCAGGGCACCATGGCACCGCTGCCAGAGACCGCACCCGACGAGCCCGCCGCATCGTTCTCCGGCCTGCAGTTGCGGGTGCAGCAGGCCACCGCCGAGGCCGCCGGGGCCGGCGCCGACATCTCGGTCACGATCCTTGACCGCAATACCGGGCAGCTCATCTCGAATGGGAACGCCGAGGCGATGCCAATCGCCTCGGTGGTCAAGCTGTTCATCGCCGACGACCTGCTGCTGCAGGAGTCGCGGGGAAAGGTCAAACTCTCCCCCGACGACCGGCGGGCGTTCGAAGCGATGTTGCGGTCCTCGGACGACAGCGCGGCCGAGGTCTTCTGGAACCGAGGCGGCGGCAGCGAGATCGTGTCGCGGGTCATCGCGCGGTACGGCCTGAAGGCGACGAGCACGCCCTACAACGGGCGGTGGTTCAACACGTTGAGCACGACCGGTGACCTCGTTCGGTACTACGACAAGCTGCTCTCGGGCAGCGGCGGGTTGCCTCGGGACAAAGCCGACATCATCCTGTCGAACCTGGCGGCCTCCACGCCGACCGCGCCCGACGGCACCGTCCCCGGGGGCGTCTACCCGCAGCGGTTCGGCATCCCCGAGGGTCTCTACGCCGACCGGGTCGCAGTCAAGCAGGGCTGGTTCTGCTGCTGGAACGGTGGCAACTGGGTGCACTGGTCCACCGGAGCGATCGGCGGCGACCATCGGTATGTGATGGCGATCGCCTCCATGCAAGCCGCCGACGACGTGACGACGCGCAACACGATCACCCAAGCGGTCAAGACCATGTTCCCCGACGGCCGAATCTAGTCGGTGCGGTCGAGCAGATCCGGTCGACGTTGCCGGGTGCGTTGCAACCCTTGTTCTCGCCGCCACGCCGCGATCTTCGCGTGGTCGCCCGACAACAGGACGTCGGGCACATCGAGGCCGCGCCAGCTCGGCGGCCGGGTATAGCTGGGCGCTTCCAGCACCCCGTGTGAGTGCGAATCATCTTGGTGCGACGCGGGATTGCCGAGTACACCGGGAAGTAGCCGGACGATCGCCTCGATCATCACCAGCGCCGCCGACTCGCCGCCGGGCAGCACGTAGTCGCCGATCGACACCTCCGCGACCCGCATGCGGCGCACGGCATCCTCGACGACCCGTTGATCGATTCCCTCGTACCGGCCGCACGCGAACACGACGTGCCTCTCAGCGGCCCAGGCCTGTGCGTCGGCCTGCCGAAACAGCCGCCCGGCCGGCGTGGGAATCACGAGAAGCGTTTCGTCCGAACAGATCTCGTCGAGCGCATCGCCCCAAACGGGGGCCTTCATCACCATTCCCGGCCCGCCGCCGTAGGGCGCGTCGTCGACCGAATGATGCACGTCATGGGTCCAGCGGCGCAGGTCATGCACGACCAGCTCCACGATGCCCGTTTCGATCGCCTTGCCGGGCAACGACTGTCGCAGCGGGTCGAGGTAGGCCGGAAAGATCGTCACGACATCTATGCGCACGTTCAGATCTCCAGTAGGCCCTCGGGCGGATCTATCTCGATCAGCTGCTCGGTCAGCGACACCGACGTCACGATCGCGCTGACGAACGGGACCAGCACCTCACGTTCAGCGCTGCGCACCGCGAGCAGTTCACCCGCCGCGGTGTGCAACACCTCCGCCACGGTACCGATGTCATCGCCGGCGACGGTGCGCACCTGCAAACCTTCGAGCTGATGGTCGTAGTACTCGTCGGGGTCCTCGATGGGCGGAAGCTCTTCGGAATCGACGACGAACAACGTGCCGCGCAGCGCGTCGGCCGCGTCACGGTCCGCCACGCCGTCCAGCCTCACCAGCAGGCGGCCGCCGTGCGCCCGCGCTGACTCGACGACGTAGTCGCGCTCCGCACCGCCCTTCGGGGCGCGGCCGCGCAGCGACGCGCCGGGGGCGAAGCGCGCTTCGGGATCGTCGGTGCGGACGTCCACCACCACCTCACCGGTGATGCCGTGCGCTTTGGCGACGCGCCCGACGACGAGATCCATGTCGGATTACTGGTCGGTGTCCACCACGTCGACGCGAATACCGCGACCGCCGATGCCGGCGACCAGCGTGCGCAGCGCGGTCGCGGTGCGTCCACCTCGCCCGATCACCTTGCCGAGGTCATCGGGATGCACATGCACCTCGACGGTGCGTCCGCGCCGGTTGGTCACCATGTCGACGCGGACGTCATCGGGGTTGTCGACGATTCCGCGGACCAGGTGTTCGACGGCGTCGACGACGACAGAGCTCACGTCTTTGCTCAGCTCTCTGCCGACGAGGGCTCGCCCGAGGAGCCATCAGCCGTGGCGCCGTCGACGGTGGCGTCCGCACCCTCGGCCGCAGGCTCGGACTTGTCTTTCGCGCCGGACGGGTCGGCGGTCGCCTCGGCCTCGACGGCCTTCTGGTCGGCCTCGCCGCTTGCCTTCTCGTCGGCCTTGTCGGCCTTGTCGGCCTTCTTGGCGGGCGCCTTCTTCTTCTTGGGCTGCGTGGCCTCGGTGCTCGGGCCGCCCTCGGCCTCGGCCAGCGCCGCGTTGAACAGCTCGAGCTTGCTGGGCTTGGGCTCCTTGACCTTCAGCGTGCCTTCCCCGCCGGGCAGACCCTTGAACTTCTGCCAGTCGCCGGTGATCTTCAGCAGCGCCAGAACGGGTTCGGTGGGCTGGGCGCCGACGCCAAGCCAGTACTGCGCGCGCTCCGAGTCGATCTCGATGAGGCTCGGATCTTCCTTCGGGTGATACCGACCGATGACCTCGATCGCACGGCCCTGACGGCGGGTGCGGGCATCGGCGACGGCGATGCGGTACTGGGGATTGCGGATTTTGCCAAGCCGAGTGAGCTTGATCTTTACAGCCATGGTTGAGCTACTTCTCCTGTGATTGCCACGCTGCAATTCAGCGATCGAGGCGGGTTGCCTCGGCCCGGTTTTGCCTTGCGTGTGTGACCGCCGCAGAGCCGGAGTCCTGCGGTAGACAGCCGCCCATTGTGCCAGAACCCGCCCTACCGGCAAAAATCCGGCATTGTCGGCGCTTATTGGGGCGTTAGCGGGTTGATCCCATGCACCCCTGCGGGGGCAATCAACCCATTAACGGCCTCCTATGGGGCTCACACGAGCTTGTCGAAGCACTTCTCCTCGACGCGCCTGCTCATCCGCCAGCCCTCGGCGGTACGCACGAACTCGTCGACGTACCAGATCCCGACGAAGTAGATCTGGCCCTCCCCGCCCATCACCATCGGGTTGAAGCAGACGGCGCGCGAGGACGCGGTGTCGCCGGCCGGATCGTAGGAGATGCGTACGTCGACGTTGCCGAGCATGTGGTAGTACGCCGGGAAGTTCGGCAGCACTTCCGTCAGCCAGACCTTCACCTCCGGGTAACGGCCGTCGATGCCTCCGGTGACGCGGTAGTCGATGTAGGCGTCGGCGGTGAACACCCGGTCGAGGTCGTCGAATCGCTTCTGATCGATCGCCGTGGAGTAGTCGATCAGCAGTTGCTGTATTTCCAAGCGGTCCGAAATCTCCTCGAGGCTCAACATGCGTCGATTGAACACGACTAGGCTGCCTGCCCATGCGGAAGCTGTTGATCTGCTTGACGACCCTGCTGAGCCTGGTCGCGGCGGGAACCACCGTCGCCGCCGCCGCGCCTATCGGCGTCAACCAACCGTCGGGATCGGTGCCGATCCCCGACGGGCCCGCGCAGGCGTGGGTGCTCGCCGACATGGACAGTGGCGCCGTGCTGGCCGCACGCGACGAATACGGCCAGTACGCGCCCGCAAGCACGATCAAGGTGCTGCTGGCGCTGACAGTGCTCGACGAACTGCCCCTCGACGCCACCGTCGTCGCGAACGAGGCCGACACCCAGGTCGAATGCAACTGCGCAGGTGTGACGCCCGGCATGGTCTACACGGCGCGCCAACTGCTCGAGGCGCTGCTGCTGGTTTCGGGCAACGACGCGGCCAACACGTTGGCCACCATGCTCGGCGGCCACGACGTCGCCATCACCAAGATGAACGCCAAGGCCGCGTTGCTCGGCGCGCACGGCACCAACGTGGGCTCGCCGTCGGGCCTCGACGGCCCCGGTATCGACATGTGGTCGTCGCCGCACGATCTGGCGGTCATCTTCCGCGCCGCGATGGCCAACCCGGTGTTCGCCTCGATCACCGCGCAGCCGACCGCCGTCTTTCCGACCGAGACCGGCGACAAGGTCCTGGTCAACCAGGACGAGCTGCTCAAGCGGTATCCGGGCACGCTCGGCGGGAAAACCGGATTCACCGACCGCGCCCAGAAGACCTTCGTCGGCGCCGCCGAACGCAACGGCCGCCGACTGGTCGTCGCGTTGATGTACGGCATGGACAAGCCCGGCCAGCCGACATACTGGGATCAGGCCGCGAGCCTGTTCGACTGGGGTTTCGCGCTCAGCCCGGGAGCCAGTATCGGCACGCTGTGACCGCCTCCTTGAGTTGCTGAATCGCAACGCATCCGAGACCGGGACGGGGAACGCGGGCGATACGCTCGGCGGCCATGCGAGGCATGTTGGCTGCGTTGGCCATCGCGCTGACAGCGGCCATCGGCGTCGCTGCACCGGCGTCCGCCCAGCCGGGAAGTGAACCGTCGGGCGCCGTCGCGCTGCCGGACGGACCGGCGCAGTCCTGGTTGCTCGCCGACCTCGATTCCGGCCGGATCCTTGCTTCACGCAACCCCCATGAGCCGCACGCGCCCGCGAGCACCATCAAGGCGCTGCTCGCCATGGTCGTGCTCGACCAGCTTCCGCTCAACGGGGTGATCCGGGCCAGTCCGGCGGCCGCCGACGTCGAATGTTCCTGTGCGGGAGTGAAAGCGGGACGGGCTTACACGGTGCGTCAACTGCTCGACGGGCTGATGCTGGTGTCGGGCAACGACGCCGCCAATGTGCTTGCCGACGGTCTCGGCGGCTATCGAGTCGCGGTCGCGAAGATGAACGCCAAGGCGTCGGGCCTGGGGGCGCGCAACACCCGAGCCTCATCCCCGTCGGGACTGGACGATCCTGGAATGGAGTCGGTCACCACGGCCAACGACCTCGCGATGATCTACCGTCAAGCGCTGCGGTATCCCGCGTTCGCCGCGATCGTGCGCCAGCCGTCGTCGCTGTTTCCGACCGACGACGGCCCGAAGACCATCACGAACCAGAACGAGTTGCTCAAGAGGTATCCGGGCACGCTCGTCGGCAAGACCGGCTACACAAACCTGGCCCGCGACACGTTCGTCGCCGCCGCACAACGCAACGGTCGCCGACTCGTGGTCGCGCAGTTGTACGGCAACGGCGACCTCTACGGCCAGGCAATCGACCTCTTCGACTGGGGCTTCGCCCACCCCTGAGTTTCCTTGCCCAGTTGCCTAGTTGCGCGAGCGTGCGTGTCTGCACCCGACACACCGCAAATCTTCAGCGCTGCACGCACTTTCACGTGCGACGAGCGTGCGCAACTGCAGGAATTGCCGCGGTGTGTCGGGTGCAGACACGCGCGCTCGCGGTAATGGGCTCGCGGCTAGGGGAAGGTGCGGCCGCGCAGGATGACGAGATCCGGGTGGTTGACGACGGAGGCGCCGAGCCGCGGATCGTCGGCGTAGCACACCAGGTCTGCGGGTGCTCCGTGCTCGAGACTCGGCCGGCCCAGCCAGTCGCGGGCGCTCCAGCAGGCAGCACCCAACGCGTCGGTGGCACTCATGCCGATGCTTTTGAGCGCGTCGATCTCATCGGCGATCCGACCGTGGGCAACCATGCTGCCAGCGTCGGTGCCGGCGTAGATCGGCACGCCCGCCTCACGGGCGGCGGCAATCCGCGACGCACACCGCTCGTAGAGATCGCGCATATGACGGGCATATGTCGGGAATTTGGCGGCGCCGTCGGCGATGCCCGGAAAGTTCTCGATGTTGATCAGCGTCGGCACCAGTGCAGTGCCGTGCTCGACCATCAGGTCGATGGTGTCGTCGGTCAGCCCGGTGCCGTGCTCGATGCAATCGATACCGGCTTTGATCAACCCCGGTAGGGCGTCCTCGCCAAACACATGGGCGGTCACGCGGGCACCGTTGTCATGGGCGGCATCGATTGCGGCCTCGAGCACGTCGTCGGACCACAGCGGTGCCAGATCGCCGACCTCCCGGTCGATCCAGTCGCCGACGAGCTTGACCCAGCCGTCACCGAACCGCGCCTGCTCGGCCACCGCGGCCGGCAGCGCGGATTCGTCTTCGAGTTCGACCGCGAATCCACGCTGGTAGCGCTTCGGCCTGGCGAGGTGGCGCCCGGCCCGGATGATCTCGGGCAGCTCGTCGTGGTCGGCGAGGCTGCGGGTGTCGACGGGCGATCCGCAGTCGCGCAGCAGCAGCGCACCCGCATCGCGTTCGACCTCGGCCTGCTCGATGCAGTCGTCGAGGTTGTCGAGCGGGCCGTGCGCACCGAGTCCGACGTGGCAGTGCGCATCGACGAGTCCGGGGAGTATCCAGCCGTCGGCCCGGTCAGCGCCGAAGACGGTCTGCGCACCGCTCACCGGTTCGGCGCTCAGCACACCGTCGACGATCCACCACTCCACGGGCTCTTCGTCGGGAAGTCCCCGACCGCGCACATGGAGTCGCATCCCTAGTTCTGGCCCGGGAACTTCAGCTTGGACAGGTCGATGTCGGCCAGCCCCGGTGGGAGCTCGTCTAGGCCCTTGGGCATATCGGACAGATCGGGAAACCCCGCGGGCATCCCCGGCATTCCTGCGCCGAGCGGATTGCGCGCCTTCGGCGGCGTCGGTCCGCTGCCTTTCTTGCGGCCCTTCTGCCCCTTCTTACCCTTCTTGCCCTTGCGGTTGGATGGCTTGCGGCCGAACGGCATTCCCATCTGCCCGGCCATCTGCGACATCATCTTGCGGGCTTCGAAGAACCGCTCGACAAGCTGGTTCACCTCGCCGACCGTCACACCGGAGCCGTTGGCGATGCGAAGCCGGCGCGAGCCGTTGATGATCTTGGGATCGGCGCGCTCCTCGGGTGTCATGCCGCGGATGATCGCCTGCAGGCGATCGAGTTGCTTGTCGTCGACGGCGGCCAGCGCATCCTTCATCTGGCCCGCGCCGGGCAGCATGCCCAGCAGGTTCCCGATCGGGCCCATCTTGCGGATCGCCAGCATCTGCTCGAGGAAGTCTTCCAGCGTCAGCTCGCCGCTGCCGATCTTGGCGGCCGCCGCCTCGGCTTGCTGGGCGTCGAAGACCTGCTCGGCCTGCTCGATCAACGACAGCACGTCGCCCATGCCGAGGATGCGACTGGCCATCCGATCGGGGTGGAAGACGTCGAAGTCCTCGAGCTTCTCTCCGCTCGAGGCGAACAGGATCGGCACACCGGTGATCTCGCGGACCGACAGCGCGGCCCCGCCGCGGGCGTCGCCGTCGAGCTTGGTCAGCACGACGCCGGTGAAGCCCACGCCCTCGCGGAACGCCTCGGCGGTCGTGACGGCGTCCTGGCCGATCATCGCGTCCAGCACGAAGATCACTTCGTCCGGGTCGACGGCCTGCTTGATCGCGGCGGCCTGACCCATCAGCTCGTCGTCGATACCGAGGCGACCCGCGGTGTCGACGACGACCACGTCGAAATGCTTGGCCCTGGCCTCGGCGAGACCGGCGGCGGCAACCGCGACCGGATCACCGGGCGCCGATCCGCCGCTGCCCTCGGGCCCGACGCCGGGGTGCGGCGCGAAGACCGCGACGCCGGCACGCTCGCCCACGATCTGCAGCTGACTCACGGCCCCGGGCCGCTGCAGGTCGCACGCCACAAGAAGGGGCGTATGTCCTTGCCCACGAAGCCATTTCGCGAGCTTTCCGGCCAAGGTCGTCTTACCGGAGCCTTGCAGACCGGCCAGCATGATCACGGTCGGCGGAGTCTTGGCGAACGCCAGCGTGCGGGTCTCCCCGCCGAGGATGCCGATCAGTTCCTCGTTGACGATCTTGACGACCTGCTGGGCCGGGTTGAGGGCACCGGACACCTCGGCGCCGCGGGCACGCTCCTTGATGCGGTTGACGAAAGCGCGCACGACGGGCAGCGACACGTCGGCTTCCAGCAACGCCAACCGGATCTCACGGGTGGTCGCATCGATATCGGCGTCGGTCAGCCGCCCCTTGCCGCGCAGCCCCTGCAGGGCGCCGGTCAACCGGTCGGACAGGGATTCAAACACTTAAGCCTCCTGCGGCCTAGCCTAACTGGCCTCGGAGACCGCCTTGGCGGGCGGCGGCGCCGGCAGCACCGTGTACAGGTCACGCTCGATCTCGTCGCGAACGGCCGGGCCGGCGGTGATGCCGAACACGTCCACGACCGAGGAGCCCAGCGTGGTCACCTTCGCCCAGGCGATGTCGACGCCATCGCGCTCGAACACCGCGGTGAGCCTCGCCAGCAGACCGGCGCGGTCGGTACTTCGGATCTGCACGATCAGCTCGCCCGGGTGCGCGCCCTCCGACCACAGGATGCGCGGTGGAGCGGTGACGTGATTGATCGGGACGGCCGCCAACACCTCACCCGCACGGGCGGTGCCGTGCTGCGCGGCGTCGCGATCACGACGATCGAGCGAGTCGAGGACGTCGAGTTCGCCGTCGAGGGCGAGGATGAACTGCTGACGCAGCAGCTCGCCGGCCGGTGGGGAGCCGAAATGCGGTGAGACGACGAACGTGTTGATCGCCGAGCCCTCGTGACCGTTGACCGACGCCGAGTGCACCCGCAGCGAATTGAGCGCCAGCACGCCGGCCGCCTTCGACAGCAGCCCCCGTCTGTCCGGCGCGATGATTGTGACGTTGTAGATGTGCGGGCTGTCCACAGGCGTCAACTCGACGTGCACACCGACCTCGGCTGCCAGCGAAAGATACCGCGGATCAATGGGATCCGGTTCGGGCAGCGGCTCGCCGGCCATCACCATCTTGCACCGGTGGACCAGGTCGCCGATCAGCGACGCCTTCCAGTCGCCCCAGACGCCGGGCCCCGTCGCCAGCGAATCCGCTTCGGCGAGCACGTGCAGCAATTCCAGCAGCACGGCGTCGCCGTCGAGGGCGTCCACCACCGACGCGATCGTGTTCGGGTCTTGCAGGTCGCGCCGCGTCGCGGTGTGCGGCAACAGAAGATGATGGCGTACAACTTTTGACAACACCTCGACGTCCGAGGGCCACAGGCCCAGTCGGGTGCCAATCTGGGTGGCCAACTCGGCACCGATGACGCTGTGATCACCGCCGCGTCCCTTGCCGATGTCGTGGCACAGCGCGCCGAGCATCAACAGGTCGGGGCGGGACACCCGCGTGGTGAAAGCGCTTGCCCGGGAGACTGTTTCGACAAGATGCCGGTCGACGGTCCAGATGTGCACGACGTCACGCGGCGGGAGGTCACGGACCGCACCCCACTCCGGGAACAGCCGGCCCCACAGACCGGTGCGGTCCAGCGCCTCGATCGTGGCGACCGCCGACGGCCCCGCGGCGAGCATCACCAGCAGGTCCTTCAGGGCCTGCCGCGGCCACGGTGTGCGGAGCTCGGGCGCAGCCTCGGCGAGCCGGGCCAGCGTGGACGCGGCCATGGGCAGCCCGGTGGTCGCCGAAGCGGCTGCCACCCGCAGGATCAGGCCTGGATCGCGTTCGGGACGGGCGTCGCGCGCGAGGATCACCTCGCCGCCGAACTCGATGACGCCCTCGTCGAGGGGGCGGCGGGTGGGGCGGCGCAGCGACGCGAGTCCGCGGCGGGGCAGCGCGTTCGCCGCGGTGCGGACACCGGCGTCGACGTAGAAGCTGATGGTGCGTGCGGCGTCGGACAGCGTGCGTGCCAGATCGAAGCGGTCCCCGATGTGCAGTGCTGCGCCGATCTCGTCGGCATGCTGGGCCAGCAGCAGGTCGCGGCCGCGCCCGGCGACCCTGTGCAGTTCGGTCCGAACGTTGAGCAACGCCAGATGGGCCTCCCCCAGCGTTCCGAGCGGCGAGGCCGAGGTCCGGTTGGGGTACACATCGGTCAGCTGGGCGATCGCCAGCGCATTGAGCAATTGCACGTCGCGCAGACCGCCACGACCACACTTGAGATCCGGCTCGGCACGGTGCGCGATCTCACCGCTGCGCTGCCAGCGCGCTCGGGTGTGTTCGACGAGTTCGTCGAAGCGCGAGGCGATTCCGGTGCGCCACTGCCGGCGGGCGCCCCCGATCAGCAACGTCGACAGGTCCGCATCACCCGCGATGTGCCGGGCTTCCAACATTGCCAGGCCCGCCGAGATGTCCTCACCGCCCACCTTCAGCGCTTCCGGCACCGTCCGCACACTGTGGTCGAGACGAATGTTCGCGTCCCACAACGGGTACCACAACAGCTCCGCAACCTGCCCGACCACGTCGGGAGGCATGTTGTCGTGCAACAGGGTCAGGTCGAGGTCGGAGTACGGCACGAACTCACCCCGGCCCAGGCCGCCGGTCGCGACGATGGCGAAGCCGCTGGTGGGTGTGATGCCGACCTCGGCGGCCTTCGTCGTGAGCCAGAATTCGTACAGATCCTGCAGCGCCTGCCGCAGGGCTGCCGAATCCAATTGGCGGGCAGTGCCTGCCAACAATTGCTTACTCGCGGCGGCGAGGTCGGTCGCCGGCCGAGACGAGCCCGCCGCCGGTGCCACCCATCGGGGCACACCGGTGGCGGGATCGCGTTTCTGCTCAGGCATCTCGTCCACTCCCGCCCTGTCGAGAACTGCTCACGGTGTGATCGGTCGGTTGGGAGACGAACTCTCAGTTCTTCAAGCGGCTCAAAGGGCGTCGGCTCCCCGTTCGCCGGTTCGCACCCGCACGACGGTGTCGACGGGACTCACCCACACCTTGCCGTCGCCGATCTTCCCCGTCCGTGCGGCCTGGACGATGACATCGACCACCTTGTCGACAGCGGAGTCTTCGACGACCACCTCGACACGCACCTTCGGCACGAAATCCACGGAGTACTCGGCGCCGCGGTAGACCTCGGTGTGCCCCTTCTGCCGGCCGTACCCCTGAACCTCGCTGACGGTCATCCCGAGGATCCCCGTCTGCTCGAGCCCGGTCTTGACGTCTTCGAGCGTGAACGGCTTGACAATCGCAGTAATCAGCTTCATGTAGTCGATCCCTTCCGAGGAAATTGTTGCCGATCAGACGAGCTCGTAAGCGGTTTCGGCATGTTCGGTCTCATCGATGCCGGTGTCCTCGTCTTCCGCGGTAACGCGCCAGCCCAACGGCTTAACGATAAAGGCAATGATCGCCGTCATGATGCCAGTGAAGATGACCGCCACCAACGCGATCACCACCTGCACGACGAGTTGTCGGATGCCACCGCCGTAGAACAGGCCGGTCTCCATCGCCAAGAAGCCGATGCCGACCGTGCCCCACAGACCCGCTACCAGGTGCACACCGACCACGTCGAGCGAATCGTCGTAGCCGAACTTGTACTTCAGGCCGACTGCGAGAGCGGACAACACACCGGCGATGACGCCCAGGATCAACGACCCGATCGGCGACAGCGCACCGCAGGCCGGAGTGATCGCCACGAGGCCGGCGACAATGCCCGAGGCCGCGCCGACACTGGTCGCGTGACCGTCCCGGATCCGCTCCACGAGCAACCAGCCGAGCATCGCCGCAGCAGTCGCGGCAGTGGTGTTGACCCAGACCTGGCCGGCGATCATGTCGGCCGCGCCTTCGGATCCCACGTTGAAGCCGAACCAGCCGAACCACAGGATGGCAGCGCCGAGCATCACGAACGGAATGTTGTGCGGCCGATAGGCCATCCTGCCGAACCCGGTCCGCTTACCTAGCAGCAGCGCGAGTACCAGTGCGGCCATGCCCGCGTTGATGTGGACCACGGTGCCGCCGGCGAAGTCGATCGGAGCGACGTTCGCCATGCCTTCCTCGTTCACCCCGAACAGCTTCGCCGCGACGCCGTTGCCGGCCGCCGACAACAGGCCGCCGCCCCAAACCATATGGGCGAGTGGAAAATACACCAGAGTGGCCCAGATTCCGCCGAACACGAGCCAGGTCCCGAACTTCATCCGCTCGGCCACCGCGCCACTGATGAGGGCGACCGTGATCACCGCGAAGGTGAGTTGGAAGCCGGCCCAGACGATCGCGGGAACCGTGCCGAAGCCGCCGAGGACGTAGAGGGTGTTCTCGCCGATCTCCTTGGTTTCCAGTAGCGGACTCAACCCGAAAAGCGCGAACGGATTGTCGAATACGCCGAGGATGTCGCCGGTACCGGTGTGCGCCGATGCGAACGACATCGAGTATCCCCACAGCACGTAGATGACACTCACGACGCCGAGGGTGCCGAACGACATCATCATCATGTTCAGCACCGACTTCTGCCGGGAGAGCCCACCGTAGAAGAACGCCAGACCGGGCGTCATGAACAGCACGAGCGCCGCGGCCATCAGCACCCATGCGGTGTCGCCCG
This window harbors:
- a CDS encoding serine hydrolase family protein, whose translation is MRRRPSRLVRVAATIVVAVPVVAGCEAKVYGTTPPERAAPHATVVVPQGTMAPLPETAPDEPAASFSGLQLRVQQATAEAAGAGADISVTILDRNTGQLISNGNAEAMPIASVVKLFIADDLLLQESRGKVKLSPDDRRAFEAMLRSSDDSAAEVFWNRGGGSEIVSRVIARYGLKATSTPYNGRWFNTLSTTGDLVRYYDKLLSGSGGLPRDKADIILSNLAASTPTAPDGTVPGGVYPQRFGIPEGLYADRVAVKQGWFCCWNGGNWVHWSTGAIGGDHRYVMAIASMQAADDVTTRNTITQAVKTMFPDGRI
- the trmD gene encoding tRNA (guanosine(37)-N1)-methyltransferase TrmD produces the protein MRIDVVTIFPAYLDPLRQSLPGKAIETGIVELVVHDLRRWTHDVHHSVDDAPYGGGPGMVMKAPVWGDALDEICSDETLLVIPTPAGRLFRQADAQAWAAERHVVFACGRYEGIDQRVVEDAVRRMRVAEVSIGDYVLPGGESAALVMIEAIVRLLPGVLGNPASHQDDSHSHGVLEAPSYTRPPSWRGLDVPDVLLSGDHAKIAAWRREQGLQRTRQRRPDLLDRTD
- the rimM gene encoding ribosome maturation factor RimM (Essential for efficient processing of 16S rRNA), which translates into the protein MDLVVGRVAKAHGITGEVVVDVRTDDPEARFAPGASLRGRAPKGGAERDYVVESARAHGGRLLVRLDGVADRDAADALRGTLFVVDSEELPPIEDPDEYYDHQLEGLQVRTVAGDDIGTVAEVLHTAAGELLAVRSAEREVLVPFVSAIVTSVSLTEQLIEIDPPEGLLEI
- a CDS encoding RNA-binding protein — protein: MSSVVVDAVEHLVRGIVDNPDDVRVDMVTNRRGRTVEVHVHPDDLGKVIGRGGRTATALRTLVAGIGGRGIRVDVVDTDQ
- the rpsP gene encoding 30S ribosomal protein S16; its protein translation is MAVKIKLTRLGKIRNPQYRIAVADARTRRQGRAIEVIGRYHPKEDPSLIEIDSERAQYWLGVGAQPTEPVLALLKITGDWQKFKGLPGGEGTLKVKEPKPSKLELFNAALAEAEGGPSTEATQPKKKKAPAKKADKADKADEKASGEADQKAVEAEATADPSGAKDKSEPAAEGADATVDGATADGSSGEPSSAES
- a CDS encoding nuclear transport factor 2 family protein produces the protein MLSLEEISDRLEIQQLLIDYSTAIDQKRFDDLDRVFTADAYIDYRVTGGIDGRYPEVKVWLTEVLPNFPAYYHMLGNVDVRISYDPAGDTASSRAVCFNPMVMGGEGQIYFVGIWYVDEFVRTAEGWRMSRRVEEKCFDKLV
- a CDS encoding D-alanyl-D-alanine carboxypeptidase family protein, whose translation is MRKLLICLTTLLSLVAAGTTVAAAAPIGVNQPSGSVPIPDGPAQAWVLADMDSGAVLAARDEYGQYAPASTIKVLLALTVLDELPLDATVVANEADTQVECNCAGVTPGMVYTARQLLEALLLVSGNDAANTLATMLGGHDVAITKMNAKAALLGAHGTNVGSPSGLDGPGIDMWSSPHDLAVIFRAAMANPVFASITAQPTAVFPTETGDKVLVNQDELLKRYPGTLGGKTGFTDRAQKTFVGAAERNGRRLVVALMYGMDKPGQPTYWDQAASLFDWGFALSPGASIGTL
- a CDS encoding D-alanyl-D-alanine carboxypeptidase family protein yields the protein MRGMLAALAIALTAAIGVAAPASAQPGSEPSGAVALPDGPAQSWLLADLDSGRILASRNPHEPHAPASTIKALLAMVVLDQLPLNGVIRASPAAADVECSCAGVKAGRAYTVRQLLDGLMLVSGNDAANVLADGLGGYRVAVAKMNAKASGLGARNTRASSPSGLDDPGMESVTTANDLAMIYRQALRYPAFAAIVRQPSSLFPTDDGPKTITNQNELLKRYPGTLVGKTGYTNLARDTFVAAAQRNGRRLVVAQLYGNGDLYGQAIDLFDWGFAHP
- a CDS encoding metal-dependent hydrolase family protein, which produces MRLHVRGRGLPDEEPVEWWIVDGVLSAEPVSGAQTVFGADRADGWILPGLVDAHCHVGLGAHGPLDNLDDCIEQAEVERDAGALLLRDCGSPVDTRSLADHDELPEIIRAGRHLARPKRYQRGFAVELEDESALPAAVAEQARFGDGWVKLVGDWIDREVGDLAPLWSDDVLEAAIDAAHDNGARVTAHVFGEDALPGLIKAGIDCIEHGTGLTDDTIDLMVEHGTALVPTLINIENFPGIADGAAKFPTYARHMRDLYERCASRIAAAREAGVPIYAGTDAGSMVAHGRIADEIDALKSIGMSATDALGAACWSARDWLGRPSLEHGAPADLVCYADDPRLGASVVNHPDLVILRGRTFP